Proteins found in one Lysinibacillus fusiformis genomic segment:
- a CDS encoding GNAT family N-acetyltransferase yields the protein MKVELKSTTKDDEPFLYEVYASSRRKEIDSWGWSAEQIQHFLEMQWCAQQTSYRQRFPQANHCIITSNEQYIGRLLTEDLPEQLHMIDISILPSFQGNGVGTYLISDLQQKANEENKPVILQVLHTNPAKNLYERLGFQVVSTDEIYLKMRWQ from the coding sequence ATGAAAGTAGAGCTTAAATCTACTACAAAAGATGATGAGCCATTCCTTTACGAAGTCTATGCTTCTTCTCGTAGGAAGGAAATAGATTCATGGGGATGGTCTGCTGAACAAATACAGCACTTTTTAGAAATGCAGTGGTGCGCACAGCAGACCTCATATAGACAGCGATTCCCACAGGCAAACCACTGTATTATTACTTCAAATGAGCAATATATAGGGAGATTGTTAACAGAAGACTTACCTGAGCAACTACATATGATTGATATCTCTATTCTGCCAAGTTTCCAAGGTAACGGAGTAGGAACTTATCTAATTAGCGATCTTCAGCAAAAGGCAAATGAAGAAAATAAACCAGTGATATTGCAAGTTCTTCATACAAATCCTGCAAAAAATCTATATGAGCGATTAGGATTTCAAGTAGTGTCAACGGATGAAATCTATTTAAAAATGAGATGGCAATAA